The sequence TGTACATGTACTTGCCCTTCACCACGCCGGTGCGCGTGTTGACGAGCCTCGACTCGGCCTTGGCGATGCCGAAGTCCAGCACCTTCACCTGCCCCTGGTACGTCAGGTACAGGTTCGAGGGAGAGATGTCGCGGTGGACGATGTTGAGCGGCTGCCCGGACTCGTTGCAGAACTCGTGGGCGTAGTGCAGCCCGTGCGCCGCGTCGATGAGCACGCGCAGGACGATGGGGAACGGCAGGTAGTGCCGCCTACGCCCCGCCACCCGCAGCGTCGTGGAGAAGTCCTCGCCCGCGAGGTACTCCATGCAGATGTAGTAGCAGCCCTCGGTGAAGCCGAGCTCCTGTATCTGCACGATGTTGGGGTGAGACAGCTTCGCCGCCAGCCGCGCCTCGTCGCGGAACATCTCCACGAAGTCGGGGATGTTCGACAGGTGCGGCAACATGCGCTTGATGACGACGTTGCGCTCGAAGTTGTCAGCACCCAGCAGCTTGGCGAGGAAGATTTCCGCCATGCCGCCCTCGGCCAGCTTCCGCACCAGCACGTACTGGCCATAGGGACGCAGCAGGGGCGCGGCGGCTTCTTCGGGGGCGGGGCGTGTCGTCTGGGGGGGGGACATCCTCACGGCCCTCGCTGTTTCAGGGTGCGCACCGTGTGGACTTCCGGGGCACCGGGACGCTCCATCTTAAACACCAGCAGCGGGGGCGAGCCCACCGGCTCCACCCACGTACTGAAGCGGTGTTTGCCATCCAGGGGTACCGGACGTCCATTGATGGACAGGCGCGCGTCCACCGGCGCCACCCCCATGGCCCGCACCTTCTCCGCGGCCCGCGTGCCGTTGCGCGGCGAGGTCACCACCAGCTCCGGCACGGAGTTGTCATAGACCAGCTCCAGCTTGTTCATCCGTCCGCCCCTGAGCTGCGCGCCCGACGCCGACAGCGGCGTGACGGACCACAGGTAGCTGCCCTCGCTCAGCGCTCCCGCGTCCAGCGCGGCGCGAGTGTCCGCCACGGTGCGCTCCGCCACCGGCGTGCCCAGCGCGCCCATGCGGTACACCGCCACGCGGTACTTCGCCGCCGAGGCCTCCTCGCCGTAGGTGAAAGTCACGGCCGGGGGCTTGTCCTGGTAGAAGATGGTCGTCTTCTCCGGCCCCTCGGGCACCACGTTGCGCACGCGGTCCAGGTCCTTCGACGGGCGCTCCGGAGCGAAGCTCGCGCTGCCCTTCGCCAGCTCGGTGCCGTCCTCGCGGCGCACGCGCCAGTACAGCGTGCCGCGCGCGAGGGCGGGCACGTTGACGAAGGGGCGGTACACCGTGCCTGCCAGCACTGGCCGCGTGAAGCCCGCGTCCGTGGCCACCTCTACCCGCATGGCGCCCTCGCCCTCCCAGGTGAAGGCCACCTCGGGCAGGCCCTGGTGGTGGACCTCGGCGCCCTCGCTCGCGCCCAGCGCCACCGCCGCGGGCTGGAGCGGCTCCACGCGAGCGGTACCGGAGTCGCCCTCCAGCGTGGCGCGCTCGCCCGCGCGCAGCGGCTGCCTCGACTCGCCGCGCACCAGCGTCACCTGGCCGGTGAAGGCGTCCACGCGGTAGCCCGTGGACGTGCGCCGCACCTCCAGGCCCGCGGCGCCGTGGCCCTCCACGTCCAGGCCCGGCAGCACCACGCGGCTGGTGCGCCCCTGCGCGAGCTGGAGCCCCAGCCCGCCCTGCCGCAGGTCCACGCGCGCCTCGTCCGTGGTGCCCCCCTGCCCCGCCGACTCCAGCACCAGCTCCGTGGCCGAACCCAGCGACAGCACGGAGGACGAGCCCTGCAGCGCGAGCACCGCCGTGCCTCCTTGCCGCGTGCGCACGCCGTCTCCGGGGGACAGGACCTCGCCCTGCTTCGCCACCGGGCGCCAGTGCACCGTGCCCTTCGGACGCACCTCCGCGCGGCCCGCGCCCAGGCGCACCGTGACGGGAATGGGCGCCAGCTCCACCACGCGCGGCGTGCGCACCAGCTCCGCCTTGCCCTGCGCCACCGACACCGACTCGCCCTGCGCGGCGCGGAGCTGCTGTCCGTCCTTGCCGACGAACTCGATGGCGCCCAGCCGCACCTCCACGCGGCCGGCGTCCTTCTCCACCGCCACGCTCACCTCGCTGGGCGCATCCGAGCCCACGCGGGTGAGGCCGAAGGGCGTGAGGATGCTCAGCGTCACCTTCTTCGTGCCCGGCCCTGCGGGCTTCGTCCCCGCGGGCACGCGCGACAGGACGATGCCGCGCTCCACCTGCATGACGATGCCACCCGAGTCCTCGCCCAGCGCGAAGCGCGCGTCCTCGCCCACCTCCACGGAGCGGCCGTCCGGAAAGCGCACCGTCGCCGCGCCGCCCGCGCCGGTCTCCACCGCGTCCCCACCGTGGAGCGGCCCCGCCACCGCCGGAACAGACTTCCCGCCGCGCTCCAGCCGCACGTCGCCGGTCAGCCCCTCCAGGCGCGCCAGCTCGGCGCCCACGCCCGCATCCGGCACGGCAGCAGGGACCACCGGCGTCGCGGACGGCGTGGCCGCATCCTCGTCGCAACCCGAGGCGAGGAGCAGGAGGGCCAGGAGCCAGGGGCGCGCGGTGCTCACCGTTTCTGCCTCGGGAAAAGGTCGACGTTGAAGATGGCCTGCTCGCCGTCGCGCACCTTGACGGTCTTCGTCTGCGATAGGTGTCCGGGGGCGGAGATTGTGATGCGGTACGTCCCACCCTTCACGCGCACACTGAAGGCACCCTTCGCATCCGTGCGCGTGCGTACCTTCGCCAGGGGAATGCGCAGCGTCGCGGCCAGCGGCTTCCCGGCGCGCGTGCTGCGCACCTGTCCCGCCAGCGTCGCGGGCCCGCTCTTGCGCTCCGACGCGAGCGGCACCGACAGCGCCGCCTCCTGGCCAGCGACGACGACGGCCGCCTCCTCCGCCGTGCGGAAGCCCGGAGACTTCACAGTCACCGCCACCGGCCCCGGCGCCAGGTCCTTCACCCGCGCCTGCCCCATCATGTCCGTGCGCACCTCCGTCGCGCCCACCGCCACACGCACGCCCGGCAGCGGCACGCCCGACTGCGCATTCACCACCGTCACCCGCAGCCCGCCCGTGGGCGGAGGCAATCTGCTCGCGCGCACCTCCAGCGCCGCGCGCACTCCATCCTCCACCGTGGCCCGGCCCTCCGCCGGCGCGAAGCCCTCCGCGCTCACCCGCGCCGTCACCTCACCCGGAGGCAATTCCACCTCCACCACGCCCTGCGCATCCGCCACGCGCTCCACGTCTCCCAGCACCACGCGCGCGCCCGGCAGCGCCGCGCCCGTCTCCGCGTCCAACGCACGGAGCGACAGCGCGCCCATCGGCACCCGCTCAGGAGGAGGCGACGCCACCACCGGTGCCGGCGTGAAGTCATTCCACGTGAACTCCAGCGCCGCGCCCACCCGGCGCAGCCGCTGCTCCGAGCGCGTCCCGTCCGCCAGCGTCACCGTGTCCCGCACGTGCTGGAAGTCCAGCACCAGCGTCCCGCCCCACGCCCCCGCGCGCTTCAGCGGCACCAGCAGCGCGCCGCCCGCCGAGTAGCCCGTGGCCTCCGCCTCCGCGCCCGACGCGTCCTTCGCCGACAGCGTCACCGGCAACTCGCCGCGCGCCTCCAGCTTCAACCCCAGGAACAGCGGCACCACCACGCGCCCGTTCACCAGCGCCGCGTGCCGCACGCCGCGCGCCAGCACCGGCTCCGCCGAGTCACCAAACAGGGGAAGCTGCGCGAAGCCGTAGCCCGCACCCACCTCCGCGCGCACCGGCCCCAGGAACAGCCGCGCCCTCGGCCCCACCGACGCGCGCAGCAGGCTGCCGCCGGTGATCCGCAGCGAACCCTCCTTCAAGTCGAACGCCTCGCGCTGCACGCCCGCCCACGCGCCCAGCCACCGCCCCACCCACCCCGTGCCCACCGCCGCCAAATCATTCGGCGTCATTCCATCGTAGGTGAGCCCCGGCCCTACATCCGCCTGCTGCCCGTCACGCAGCGACACGCCGTAACGCAGCCGCAACGAGGCGTGCTCGGCCACCTGCTCCGCCTGTGCGAGCGGGGTGGCCAGCACGAGGAGCACCAGGAGGAGGCGCGCCACGAGGGGCAGGAAATCACTGGGGTAGGGCAAAGCCCGGCGGAGTATAGAGAAAGCCGCGAAGGCTCCCAACCCCGTGCCACCTGAAGGCCCCGGAATGCCCCGCGGGGGGCGAATGCGCCCTTATTGCCTTCCTACAGCCCTTCCGGACGGCCGCGAACGCACTCGGACAGGTGGATGGCTTCTTGCTGGAGTGGGTTCGCTTTGCTAAGCATCCTCACGGTCGGTAGCGGCTCGTCTAACCTCCGGGATTCACTCCAGAAACAATGGGAGCATCGCCGTGAGCGGGGCGAGCGAACGCTGAGGAGCGCATACGCCCATGGGCACGCAACTGGTGATGTACGAAGAGGAGTTCACCAAGATCAACGCCGTTTGCGACCGGCTCACCAAGGACGCGAACGCGAAGGTGGTGTTCCTCGTCGACAAGAACGGGCAGCTCATCTCCTCGGCCGGACAGACGCAGAACATCGACACCACGTCCCTGGCCTCGCTGACGGCCGGCAACGTGGCCGCGATGGGCGGCCTGGCCAAGCTGATCGGTGAGAACGAGTTCCCCAACCAGTTCCACGAGGGGGCCAAGGACTCGCTCTACATGACCATCGTCGGTAGCCGGGTCGTGCTGGTCGTCATCTTCGACAACCGCACCAGCCTCGGCCTCGTCCGCCTGCGCATCAAGAAGGCCAGCGACGAGCTCACGAAGATCTTCGAGAGTCTGGTGAAGAAGACGGACAGCCCTGGAGCCGGGTCGCCCTTCGCCGAGATTTCCGACGACGATATCGACAACCTCTTCAGCGAGTAACCCGGGAAGCCATGTCCTTCATCAATTACTCATCCCGCGAAATCAACTGCAAGATTGTCTATTACGGGCCCGGGCTCTGCGGGAAGACGACCAACCTCCAGTACATCTACAACAAGACCGCCGCCGAGACGAAGGGCAAGCTCATCTCGCTCTCCACGGAGACGGACCGCACCCTCTTCTTCGACTTCCTCCCGCTGTCGCTCGGTGAGATTCGCGGCTTCAAGACGCGCTTCCACCTCTACACGGTGCCCGGTCAGGTCTTCTACGACGCCAGCCGCAAGCTCATCCTCAAGGGCGTGGACGGCGTGGTCTTCGTCGCCGACAGTCAAATCGAGCGCATGGAGGCCAACATGGAGTCGATTGAAAACCTCCGTGTGAACCTCGCCGAGCAGGGCTACGACCTGAACAAGATTCCGTACGTGGTCCAGTACAACAAGCGCGACCTGCCCAACGCGGTGACGGTGGAGGAGATGCGCAAGGCGCTCAACCCTCGCAACATCCCCGAGTACCAGGCGGTGGCGCCCACCGGCGTCGGCGTGTTCGACACGCTCAAGGCCGTGGCCAAGCTGGTGCTCACCGAGCTCAAGAAGGGCGGCTGAGAGCAGCCCGGCGGGCGGGCGCCGGGTGGTTGCACCGACCGTGACAAGACGGCCCGCCGGGAAGGGTGCTAAGAACCTCTCGCCGTCGGGTCGGGCCGTCCAGCTTGTTGAGGTCGCACCGTGCGTGTCGCTGCCGCCACCTTCCACCTCCTCGCGCTCCTGAGCGCCACCGCCTGGATGCCGGCGCTCGCGCAGGAGCCCTCCGCCACACCGCCCGCCGCGAAGGCCTCCCCCACCGCGCAGGCCCAACCCCAGACGGCGGATGAGGCCTTCGACGCCCGCGTGAAGACGCTGGAGGAGGAGGTCGTCGACCTGAAGGAGAAGATCTACCGCTCCAAGGCGCGCCTGCTGCTGCTGCAGGAGTCGGTGCTCGGCGGTGATGTCTCCACCGGCTCTCGCGCCGTCATCGTCCACAAGAACGAGATGGGCGGCTCCTTCATGCTGGAGTCGGTGGCGTACGCGCTCGATGGCGCGCCCATCTACACGCAGGTGGACACCGAGGGAGACCTCGGCAAGCGGCACGAGTTCGAAATCTTCAACGGCCGCATCGTCCCCGGGCAGCACCAGATTGCCGTGCGGCTGGTGTACCGCGGCAACGGCTACGGCGTGTTCAGCTACCTGGAGGGCTACAAGTTCAAGGTGCAATCCAGCTACACCTTCAACGCGGAGCCGGGAAAGCTCTCCACGGTGCGCGTGGTGGGCTTCGAGCAGGGCGGCATGACGACGGACCTGAAGGACCGGCCCGCGGTGCGCTACGACATCGACGTGTCGAAGGACCCCGGCCGCAAGGTGACGCCGACGGACGGCGCCGAGGCCCCCGCCACCACCTCCTCCGAGACGAAGTAGGGACCTACTGGTGAACGCGTCGCTCCGCGCCCTCGCCCTGGCGGCCGCCCTGCTGGGCACCGCGCCCGCCTCCGCCTCCGAGCCCGGCCCGGCGCCGCGCCCTTCCGCGCGCGAGCTGGCGCAGCAATTGGGCGCCGTGGAGCAGGGCCTGCGCGGCGCCGAGGAGAACCTGCGCTTCGTGGAGACGCAGTACACGCAGCGCACCGAGCCGAGCGAGGACGTCTCGCGCGAGCGCCGCTTCTCCGACGGAGAGATTCAGTACCTGCTGGGTGACTGGCCCGCCGCGTCCGTCCTCTTCTACGACCTCGTCAGCGAGCCGCGCTTCAAGAGCCACCCGCGCTACACGGACGCGCTCTTCTACCTGGCGGACTCGCTGCTCCAGCAGAAGAACTACATCGGCGCGCGGCTCTACCTGCGCGAGATGCTCTCGCTGCCCATCACCGCCGCGCGCTACCGCGACGCCCTCTCGCGCTTCCTCGTTGTGGCCGGGCGCCTCAACCACTACGAGGGCGTGGACGCGTTCGTGGAGAAGGCGCGCGCCCTGTCCGGCGGGCAGCTTCCTCCGGAGATGGCGTACGTCTACGCCAAGTGGCTCTTCCGCCGCACGGACCTGCCGCCCGAGGAGCGCCTCGCCCGCGCGCGCGCCGCCTTCATCCCGCTGGCGCAGTCGCCGGACGGCGCCTTCCGCCTCCAGGCCGCGTACCACCTGGGCGTGCTGTCCGTGCAGGCCGGTGACTATCCGGGCGCCATCCAGCAGTTCCAGCAGCTCGCCGTCGCGCCCGCCGCCACGCCGGCCGCGCAGGTGCAGGCGCTGCCGGCCGGCGTGAGGCGCCCGGGCGGCGACGCCTTCACGGCTCCGGAAGTGGACGCGCAGCGCGTGCGCGAGCTGGCGCTGATGTCGCTGGGGCGGCTGCAATACGAGACGGGCCGCTACGACGAGGCGCTGGACACGTACAGCCGGGTGCCGCGCGACAGCCAGTCCTTCCCGGACTCGCTCTACGAGGTGGCCTGGGTCCACGTGAAAATGGGCCACCACCAGCTGGCGAAGAACGCCATCGACATCCTGCTGATGGTGGCGCCGGACTCGCAGCTCGCGCCCGAGGCGCGCCTGCTCCACGGCAACCTGCTCCAGAAGCTGCATCAGTACGCGCAGTCCATCGAGACGTACGAGCACGTCATCAGCACCTTCAGCCCGGTGCGGGACACGATGGACAACCTGCTCCGCGTGGACAGAGACCCGGTGGTGTACTTCGACCGGCTGCTCGCGCGCACGGAGGCGTCTCCGGACGTGAGCACGCTGCTGCCGCCGCTGGCGCTGCGCTACGCCACCACGGAGCGCGAGGTGACCGATGCCATCCGCATGGTGGGCGACATCGACAGCGGCCGGAAGGGCGCGGGCGAGGCGCAGGATTTGGCGAAGCGCATCCTCCAGGCGCTGGACACGCGCGGGCTGGAGACCTTCCCGGAGCTGCAGGAGGGCTACACGCGCGCGGACGCGGTGGACAGCGCCCTCATCCACGCGGAGGCCTCGCTGGTGCGCGTGGAGGGCGCCGCGCTGGAGGACGTGCTCACCCCCGCCGAGCGCGAGCAACTGGCGGGCCTGCGCCGCGAGCGCGAGGCGCTGGGCACGCGCTTCGGCAAGCTGCCCACCACCATCCAGGAGCTGGAGGAGCGGCGCCAGCGCATGCAGGCCCGCGTGGACTCGGTGGACCGCGAGGCCTTCCGCCTGGGCTACGAGCTGCGCAGCCTGGAGGCCGTCGCCGCCTCCATCCGCAAGTGGGTGGACGACACGCGGCTGGAGCGCAAGTCGAACCCGGATGAGGAGCGCGAGTTCCTCGTGCAGCTCCAGGCGGAGACGCAGACGGTGACGGACCTGCAGGCGGAGCTGGACGCCGCCCGCGCCCGGCTGGCGGACGAGCGCAACGCCGCGGCCACCGCGCTGGCCGGCGAGCAGACCATCCGCTCCGGCTACGCCGAAGCGCTGAGCCGGGAGCACGCGCTGCTGGACACCGCGCAGGGCCGCCTGTCCCCGGACGTCGCGAGCACGCTGGTGAAGGCGCATGAGGTGCGCGCGAAGACGGAAGCGATGCGCGCCCGCGTGGCCACCGCGCGCGAGGTGCTGCGCGGCCGCGTGGAGGCGCGCGGCCGCCTCATCCGCGAGAAGGTGGTGGCGGAGCAGGAGTTGCTCAACCGCTACGACGCGGAGGTGGCGGAGGTGACGGGCAACGCGCGCAACATCGTGGGCCGCATCGCCTACGAGAGCTTCCGCCGCGTGCGCCAGCAGTTCTATGACCTGGTGCTGAAGGCGGACGTCGGCGTGGTGGACGTGTCCTTCACCGAGAAGCAGGACCGGACCACCGAAATCCAGAAGCTGTCCGCGCAGAAGGACAAGGCCCTGCACGAGCTGGACGCCGAGTTCCGCGACGTCCTCGTCGAGGAGGGCGGCAAGTGATGCGCCCCGGCGTCCTCGCGGCCCTGCTCGCCCTCACCTCCCTGCCCGCCGGTGCCGCCCAGGACGCCGCGAAGGCCGAGGCACAGGCTCCGGCCGCCGCCGCCACGGAGGCGCCGGCCGCCGAAGCGAAGCCCGCCGCGCAGGCCCGCCCGGAGTACCTGGAGGGCATGGGCCGCACGCCCGAGCAGGAGAAGCTGCTCCAGGACGTGAGCCGCGCGCTGAAGACGTACGAGGAGGAGTCGCGCGAGTTCCACCGCGAGGTGCAGCACGTCGTGGAGCGCAAGTACGAGCAGAAGCGCGGCGCGCTCTCGGACTCGTACGAGAAGGCCATCCGCGAGCAGGAGGCCCGTGAGCGCGAGGCGCGCAAGTCCGCCATCGAGCGCTTCGAGAAGTTCCTCGGCCGCTACCCCAACGAGCCGCGCTACTCGCCGGACGTGATGTTCCGCCTCGCGGAGCTGTACTTCGAGCGCTCCGCGGACAAGTACCAGCAGGACGGCAAGACCTACCAGGACCAGCTCAAGCTGGCCGACAGCAACCCCGACGCGGAAGTGCCCACCGAGCCGACGGTGGACTACGCGCC comes from Pyxidicoccus parkwaysis and encodes:
- a CDS encoding dihydrolipoamide acetyltransferase — encoded protein: MRVAAATFHLLALLSATAWMPALAQEPSATPPAAKASPTAQAQPQTADEAFDARVKTLEEEVVDLKEKIYRSKARLLLLQESVLGGDVSTGSRAVIVHKNEMGGSFMLESVAYALDGAPIYTQVDTEGDLGKRHEFEIFNGRIVPGQHQIAVRLVYRGNGYGVFSYLEGYKFKVQSSYTFNAEPGKLSTVRVVGFEQGGMTTDLKDRPAVRYDIDVSKDPGRKVTPTDGAEAPATTSSETK
- a CDS encoding tetratricopeptide repeat protein, whose amino-acid sequence is MNASLRALALAAALLGTAPASASEPGPAPRPSARELAQQLGAVEQGLRGAEENLRFVETQYTQRTEPSEDVSRERRFSDGEIQYLLGDWPAASVLFYDLVSEPRFKSHPRYTDALFYLADSLLQQKNYIGARLYLREMLSLPITAARYRDALSRFLVVAGRLNHYEGVDAFVEKARALSGGQLPPEMAYVYAKWLFRRTDLPPEERLARARAAFIPLAQSPDGAFRLQAAYHLGVLSVQAGDYPGAIQQFQQLAVAPAATPAAQVQALPAGVRRPGGDAFTAPEVDAQRVRELALMSLGRLQYETGRYDEALDTYSRVPRDSQSFPDSLYEVAWVHVKMGHHQLAKNAIDILLMVAPDSQLAPEARLLHGNLLQKLHQYAQSIETYEHVISTFSPVRDTMDNLLRVDRDPVVYFDRLLARTEASPDVSTLLPPLALRYATTEREVTDAIRMVGDIDSGRKGAGEAQDLAKRILQALDTRGLETFPELQEGYTRADAVDSALIHAEASLVRVEGAALEDVLTPAEREQLAGLRREREALGTRFGKLPTTIQELEERRQRMQARVDSVDREAFRLGYELRSLEAVAASIRKWVDDTRLERKSNPDEEREFLVQLQAETQTVTDLQAELDAARARLADERNAAATALAGEQTIRSGYAEALSREHALLDTAQGRLSPDVASTLVKAHEVRAKTEAMRARVATAREVLRGRVEARGRLIREKVVAEQELLNRYDAEVAEVTGNARNIVGRIAYESFRRVRQQFYDLVLKADVGVVDVSFTEKQDRTTEIQKLSAQKDKALHELDAEFRDVLVEEGGK
- a CDS encoding MSCRAMM family protein, whose amino-acid sequence is MARLLLVLLVLATPLAQAEQVAEHASLRLRYGVSLRDGQQADVGPGLTYDGMTPNDLAAVGTGWVGRWLGAWAGVQREAFDLKEGSLRITGGSLLRASVGPRARLFLGPVRAEVGAGYGFAQLPLFGDSAEPVLARGVRHAALVNGRVVVPLFLGLKLEARGELPVTLSAKDASGAEAEATGYSAGGALLVPLKRAGAWGGTLVLDFQHVRDTVTLADGTRSEQRLRRVGAALEFTWNDFTPAPVVASPPPERVPMGALSLRALDAETGAALPGARVVLGDVERVADAQGVVEVELPPGEVTARVSAEGFAPAEGRATVEDGVRAALEVRASRLPPPTGGLRVTVVNAQSGVPLPGVRVAVGATEVRTDMMGQARVKDLAPGPVAVTVKSPGFRTAEEAAVVVAGQEAALSVPLASERKSGPATLAGQVRSTRAGKPLAATLRIPLAKVRTRTDAKGAFSVRVKGGTYRITISAPGHLSQTKTVKVRDGEQAIFNVDLFPRQKR
- the mglA gene encoding gliding-motility regulator Ras-like GTPase MglA translates to MSFINYSSREINCKIVYYGPGLCGKTTNLQYIYNKTAAETKGKLISLSTETDRTLFFDFLPLSLGEIRGFKTRFHLYTVPGQVFYDASRKLILKGVDGVVFVADSQIERMEANMESIENLRVNLAEQGYDLNKIPYVVQYNKRDLPNAVTVEEMRKALNPRNIPEYQAVAPTGVGVFDTLKAVAKLVLTELKKGG
- the mglB gene encoding gliding-motility regulator GTPase-activating protein MglB, with the translated sequence MGTQLVMYEEEFTKINAVCDRLTKDANAKVVFLVDKNGQLISSAGQTQNIDTTSLASLTAGNVAAMGGLAKLIGENEFPNQFHEGAKDSLYMTIVGSRVVLVVIFDNRTSLGLVRLRIKKASDELTKIFESLVKKTDSPGAGSPFAEISDDDIDNLFSE
- a CDS encoding FecR domain-containing protein; this translates as MSTARPWLLALLLLASGCDEDAATPSATPVVPAAVPDAGVGAELARLEGLTGDVRLERGGKSVPAVAGPLHGGDAVETGAGGAATVRFPDGRSVEVGEDARFALGEDSGGIVMQVERGIVLSRVPAGTKPAGPGTKKVTLSILTPFGLTRVGSDAPSEVSVAVEKDAGRVEVRLGAIEFVGKDGQQLRAAQGESVSVAQGKAELVRTPRVVELAPIPVTVRLGAGRAEVRPKGTVHWRPVAKQGEVLSPGDGVRTRQGGTAVLALQGSSSVLSLGSATELVLESAGQGGTTDEARVDLRQGGLGLQLAQGRTSRVVLPGLDVEGHGAAGLEVRRTSTGYRVDAFTGQVTLVRGESRQPLRAGERATLEGDSGTARVEPLQPAAVALGASEGAEVHHQGLPEVAFTWEGEGAMRVEVATDAGFTRPVLAGTVYRPFVNVPALARGTLYWRVRREDGTELAKGSASFAPERPSKDLDRVRNVVPEGPEKTTIFYQDKPPAVTFTYGEEASAAKYRVAVYRMGALGTPVAERTVADTRAALDAGALSEGSYLWSVTPLSASGAQLRGGRMNKLELVYDNSVPELVVTSPRNGTRAAEKVRAMGVAPVDARLSINGRPVPLDGKHRFSTWVEPVGSPPLLVFKMERPGAPEVHTVRTLKQRGP